A stretch of DNA from Paenibacillus albus:
GCAAGGACTTCGTCAGTGCGGCAAAAGATGCGCTTCAACGTCTAATTGGCGGCTTTGCTTTCCTTCTGATGACCAACGACAAGCTCGTTGTCGCATCGGATCCGAACGGCTTGCGTCCGCTCGTAATGGGCAGACTTGCTGGCGGATATGTGTTCGCTTCGGAAACTTGCGCGCTTGAGACATGCGGCGCCGAGTATGAGCGCGATGTGCAGCCTGGCGAGATGCTTGTTCTCGATCGTGACGGACTCCGTCTGGACCGCTTCGACAAGCTGGAGCGCCGCGCGACTTGCGCGATGGAATATATTTATTTTGCCCGCCCGGATAGCGATATTAACGGCATTAACCTGCACTCTGCTCGCAAAAGAATGGGTCAGCGCTTAGCGCTTGAAGCTTTTATTGATGCTGACATTGTAACAGGGGTTCCGGATTCGTCGATTTCGGCGGCAATCGGATACGCAGAGCAGACGGGTATCCCGTACGAGCTCGGCCTGATTAAGAACAAGTACACCGGCCGGACATTCATCCAGCCTTCGCAAGAGCTTCGTGAAAAAGGCGTGAAGATGAAGCTGTCCGCTGTACGCAAAGTCGTCGAGGGCAAGCGCGTCGTTATGATCGATGACTCGATCGTACGCGGTACGACGAGCCTTCGCATCGTGAATCTGCTTCGCGAAGCAGGCGCGACTGAGGTACATGTGTGCATCACATCGCCTCCGTTCAAGAACCCTTGCTACTACGGCATCGATACGCCGGACCGCAAGGAATTGATCGCATCGACGCGGACAGTAGAAGAGATTCGCACGACGATTAACGCGGATTCACTGCACTTCCTGAGCCACGATGGCTTCATCGAAGCTGTTGGCGGTAATGATGGGGAGTTCAACCGCGGCATGTGCCTGGCGTGCTTCGATAATGATTATCCGACGCCGGTTGATCCGACATCGGAGAAATCTTGTAGTTGTTAATTAGGTGGTAAGGGCCGGAGGCCGATATGGAGTCGGAACAGCGATAGCGGTCGCCTTTGTAGATGGGTTTCTACCGCTAAATGTTTTATCTAATCAAAAGAAATCCATCTACAACAGCGAGTGGAGACCCATATCGGGTGCAGGTACTGCCATCACCTATAGATATAGAACGGAAAGACAAACCATTTTAAGGAGTGACTATCGTGTCAGAAGCTTATAAACAAGCCGGCGTCGATATTGCGGCGGGTAATGAAGCAGTCGAACGGATGAAGAAGCACGTGAAGAAGACGTTCCGTCCTGAAGTGTTGACGGATCTTGGCGGTTTCGGCGGGCTGTTCGGTCTGAACAAAGACAAGTATGAGGAGCCGGTGCTTGTTTCGGGTACTGACGGTGTAGGCACAAAGCTGAAGATCGCTTTTGCTATGGATAAACACGATACGATTGGTATCGACGCAGTTGCAATGTGCGTGAACGATATCATCGTTCAAGGCGCAGAGCCGCTGTTCTTCCTTGATTACCTTGCTTGCGCGAAGGTAGAGCCTGAGAAGATCGAAGCGATCATCAAAGGAATCTCCGATGGCTGCTTGCAATCCGGCTGCGCATTGATCGGCGGCGAAACGGCAGAGATGCCTGGCATGTACCAAGGCGACGAGTATGATATTGCCGGCTTCACAGTCGGTATCGTAGATAAGAAAAAAATCATCGACGGCAAGAGCATCCAGCCGGGCGACGTGGTGCTTGGTCTCGCATCGAGCGGCATTCACAGCAACGGTTTCTCGCTCGTTCGCCGTTTGCTGCTTGAGCAAGCTGGCTTTAGCTTGAACGATACGCTGACTGAGCTTGAAGGCAAGAAGCTTGGCGATGTCGTCATCGAACCGACTCGCATCTACGTGAAATCGGTGCTTGAGCTTATCAACCGCGTAACGGTGAAAGGTATGGCGCACATTACGGGCGGCGGCTTCATCGAGAACATTCCGCGCGTGCTTCCAGAAGGCGTGAACGTAGACATCGAGATGGGCTCGTGGCCGATCCAACCGATCTTCAAGCTGATGCAGGCAAAAGGCAGCATCTCCGACCGTGACATGTTCACGACGTTCAACATGGGTGTAGGCATGGTTGTCGTTGTTGGCGCTGAGCAAGCTGAAGAAGCTCTTCGCACGGCGAAAGAGCTTGGAGAAGATGCTTATATCATCGGTAAAGTGACTTCGGGAAGCAAGATCGTCACGTTCGGAGGAGCCGAGCTGTAATGGCAGACGCGAACTCGCCGCATCGCATCGCCGTATTTGCTTCCGGTAACGGAGGCAATTTCCAGGCGCTTGCCGAAGCGGTCCGCGAGGAAACGTTCCCCGCGGAAATCGCGCTGCTCGTGTGCGACAAGCCGGCGGCTAAAGTCGTGCAGCGAGCGGAGTCGCTGGGAATCCAGACATATCTTTTCGACCCGAAGTCGTACGCTTCAAGGGAAGCTTGCGAAGAAGAGATTGTCGGCCTTCTGCAGAGGGAAGGCATCGATTTGATCGTGCTTGCAGGGTACATGCGAATTATTACCGATGTGCTCGTGAAGCCCTACTATGGGCGCATAATCAATGTACACCCGGCGCTGCTACCTGCATTTCCGGGTGTGCGGGGCATTCGTCAAGCGCTTGAATACGGAGTTAAGCTGACAGGGGTGACGGTCCATTTTGTCGATGGCGGCATGGACACAGGGCCAGTCATTATGCAGCAGGCGGTCGAAATTCGCGATGACGATACGGAAGAAACGCTGGGTGAGCGAATTCATGCGGTAGAGCACGAGCTGCTGCCGCTTGCGGTTCGCCGAATTGCTGAAGGACGCGTTGTGCTGGACGGACGCAAGGTTACGGTACGAAGCGGCGAGTAGGATGCATACTCGAGCAGCTGGATGCATGCCCGAGCAGTGAGCGTAGCTCACGACCAGAGTAGTCGCGCGAAGATGGGATAAGAGAAAGGACGAAGAACGAATTTATGAGCGATATTAAAGAAATTGCTTTGCGATACGGTATGAACCCTCATCAGAAAGAAGCAAAAATCTACTCCGCGGACGGCCAAGCGCTTCCGCTAACTGTCGTTAACGGCGATCCTGGCTTCATTAACTTGCTCGATGCGTTGAACGCGTACCAGCTTGTGCGCGAGCTGCGCCAAGCAACAGGCCTTCCGGCGGCGGCTTCGTTCAAACACGTAAGCCCAGCAGGCGTAGCCGTGTACGCACCGATTTCACCTGAGCTGGCGAAAGCCTATTTCGTCGACGGTATGGAGCTGTCGGAGCTGGCAACCGCATATGCGCGCGCCCGCGGGGCAGACCGCATGTCTTCATTCGGCGATGCTGCCGCACTTAGCGACATCGTTGATGCTTCGACAGCGCAGCTGCTTAAGCGCGAAGTATCCGACCTCGTCGTGGCGCCTGGCTATACGCCGGAAGCGCTCGACATTCTGAAGCAGAAGAAGGGCGGTAAGTACCTCATTCTTCAGATTGACCCTGACTATGTAGCTGATCCGGTCGAGACGCGTACACTGTTCGGCATGAAGATGCAGCAGGAACGCAACAGCGCAGTACCGGATGCTTCGGTATTCGATAAAGTAGTTACAGCTAACAAAGAAGTGACGGACAACGCGAAGCGCGACATGCTCGTTGCACTCGTTACGCTTAAATATACGCAATCCAACTCGATCTGCTATACGCTTGACGGTCAAACGATCGGCATCGGCGCAGGCCAGCAATCGCGTATTCACTGCACGCGTCTTGCCGGCGATAAGGCAGACCGTTGGTATCTTCGCCAGCATCCTGATGCGCTGAACATGAAGTTCCGCGAGGGTGTATCGCGCGCAGAGCAGAACAATGCGATTGACCTTTGGCTCGAAGAAGAAGTGACGCCAGTCGAACAAGCGGCATGGGAGCGCTGCTTCGAAGAAGTGCCTGCGCGTTTGACGCGTGAGCAGAAGCGTGAATGGCTGAACGGCCTGCAAGGCGTTTCCTATGGCTCCGACGCATTCCTGCCATTCCGCGACAATCTCGACAGAGCAAGCCGCAGCGGCGTGAAATACGTCATTCAAGCAGGCAGCTCGCTTCGTGATGAAGAAGTTGTGGAAGCAGCGAACGATTATAACATGGTCATGGTTTACTCGGGCGTACGCCTGTTTCATCATTGATAGGAGGCGACGAGGATGTCCACGAACACAACGACAAAATGGAAAGCGCTGGCGGATGCAACCATTCAGCGTCTTCAAGAAAATAGCTATCCAGGACGCGGCATCGTAATCGGCCTAACGCCGGATGCGACGCGCTACGTGCAAGTGTATTGGATTATGGGACGCAGCGAGAACAGCCGCAACCGTGTATTCATTCCGGAGGAGAACGGCTTCCTCCGCACGGAAGCAGCTGATCCTGCGAAGCTGACAGACCCATCG
This window harbors:
- the purF gene encoding amidophosphoribosyltransferase, producing the protein MSDEIKQLPKLWTGDHYNEGIGRDDIFDKLREECGVFGVFGIPDACSLGYYGLHALQHRGEESAGMAAVDSATGKFTHYRNMGLVKEVFDQQKLDGLPGDRVIGHVRYSTAGESKLANAQPLIFKYRDGDLAVATNGNIVNAPSIRKELESQGSIFQTSSDTEVIAHLIARSSKDFVSAAKDALQRLIGGFAFLLMTNDKLVVASDPNGLRPLVMGRLAGGYVFASETCALETCGAEYERDVQPGEMLVLDRDGLRLDRFDKLERRATCAMEYIYFARPDSDINGINLHSARKRMGQRLALEAFIDADIVTGVPDSSISAAIGYAEQTGIPYELGLIKNKYTGRTFIQPSQELREKGVKMKLSAVRKVVEGKRVVMIDDSIVRGTTSLRIVNLLREAGATEVHVCITSPPFKNPCYYGIDTPDRKELIASTRTVEEIRTTINADSLHFLSHDGFIEAVGGNDGEFNRGMCLACFDNDYPTPVDPTSEKSCSC
- the purM gene encoding phosphoribosylformylglycinamidine cyclo-ligase; this encodes MSEAYKQAGVDIAAGNEAVERMKKHVKKTFRPEVLTDLGGFGGLFGLNKDKYEEPVLVSGTDGVGTKLKIAFAMDKHDTIGIDAVAMCVNDIIVQGAEPLFFLDYLACAKVEPEKIEAIIKGISDGCLQSGCALIGGETAEMPGMYQGDEYDIAGFTVGIVDKKKIIDGKSIQPGDVVLGLASSGIHSNGFSLVRRLLLEQAGFSLNDTLTELEGKKLGDVVIEPTRIYVKSVLELINRVTVKGMAHITGGGFIENIPRVLPEGVNVDIEMGSWPIQPIFKLMQAKGSISDRDMFTTFNMGVGMVVVVGAEQAEEALRTAKELGEDAYIIGKVTSGSKIVTFGGAEL
- the purN gene encoding phosphoribosylglycinamide formyltransferase; translated protein: MADANSPHRIAVFASGNGGNFQALAEAVREETFPAEIALLVCDKPAAKVVQRAESLGIQTYLFDPKSYASREACEEEIVGLLQREGIDLIVLAGYMRIITDVLVKPYYGRIINVHPALLPAFPGVRGIRQALEYGVKLTGVTVHFVDGGMDTGPVIMQQAVEIRDDDTEETLGERIHAVEHELLPLAVRRIAEGRVVLDGRKVTVRSGE
- a CDS encoding phosphoribosylaminoimidazolecarboxamide formyltransferase, which translates into the protein MSDIKEIALRYGMNPHQKEAKIYSADGQALPLTVVNGDPGFINLLDALNAYQLVRELRQATGLPAAASFKHVSPAGVAVYAPISPELAKAYFVDGMELSELATAYARARGADRMSSFGDAAALSDIVDASTAQLLKREVSDLVVAPGYTPEALDILKQKKGGKYLILQIDPDYVADPVETRTLFGMKMQQERNSAVPDASVFDKVVTANKEVTDNAKRDMLVALVTLKYTQSNSICYTLDGQTIGIGAGQQSRIHCTRLAGDKADRWYLRQHPDALNMKFREGVSRAEQNNAIDLWLEEEVTPVEQAAWERCFEEVPARLTREQKREWLNGLQGVSYGSDAFLPFRDNLDRASRSGVKYVIQAGSSLRDEEVVEAANDYNMVMVYSGVRLFHH